One segment of Panthera leo isolate Ple1 chromosome A3, P.leo_Ple1_pat1.1, whole genome shotgun sequence DNA contains the following:
- the POLE4 gene encoding DNA polymerase epsilon subunit 4 — protein MAAAAAGNGTPREEEGPSGEAAAPPPQAPTSVPGARLSRLPLARVKALVKADPDVTLAGQEAIFILARAAELFVETIAKDAYCCAQQGKRKTLQRRDLDNAIEAVDEFAFLEGTLD, from the exons ATGGCGGCGGCTGCGGCTGGAAATGGGACACCCCGCGAGGAGGAGGGGCCCAGTGGGGAGGCAGCGGCCCCGCCGCCGCAGGCCCCGACGAGTGTGCCCGGAGCTCGTCTCTCGAGGTTGCCGTTAGCGCGAGTGAAGGCCTTGGTGAAGGCGGACCCCGACGTGACCCTCGCGGGACAGGAAGCCATCTTCATTCTGGCACGAGCAGCG GAATTATTTGTGGAGACCATTGCAAAAGATGCCTACTGCTGTGCTCaacaaggaaagaggaaaaccCTTCAGAGGAGAGATTTGG ATAATGCAATAGAAGCCGTGGATGAATTTGCTTTTCTGGAAG gaactTTGGATTGA